The following are from one region of the Tenacibaculum dicentrarchi genome:
- a CDS encoding RimK family alpha-L-glutamate ligase, which produces MTIFILSVSEQIYSTQRIYNEANRRGHNVRVINHLKCSIKLANGKSEIIYNGENIIDIPDVIIPRIGASATRHGAAVVKEFELNGTYTTATSLGILQAQNKVRTLQIMNQNNIPIPNTIFAVNPDNIDEQINLLGGGPIIIKLQEGTHGSGVILAESNKSAKSIIDTMYSTNASILLQEFIKESNSEDIRAFVIGNKVVASMKRKGSENDFRSNIHQGGSGFKVNLSEEEEQIAIKATQYLNLPIAGVDLIRSKRGSLLIEVNTAPGLQGIENYTKHNTAKAIIKFLEDNVYTKL; this is translated from the coding sequence ATGACAATTTTTATTCTTTCTGTAAGCGAGCAAATATATTCTACTCAAAGAATATATAATGAAGCAAATCGTCGTGGACATAATGTGCGTGTTATTAATCATTTAAAATGTAGTATAAAACTTGCAAATGGTAAATCAGAAATAATATATAATGGAGAAAATATTATTGATATTCCTGATGTAATTATTCCTAGAATTGGTGCTTCTGCTACACGTCACGGAGCTGCGGTGGTGAAAGAATTTGAATTAAATGGTACGTATACAACAGCAACTTCTTTAGGTATTTTACAAGCTCAAAATAAGGTTCGTACTTTACAAATTATGAATCAAAATAATATTCCTATTCCTAATACTATATTTGCTGTAAATCCTGATAATATTGATGAACAAATTAATTTATTAGGTGGTGGACCTATCATTATAAAATTACAAGAAGGTACACACGGTTCTGGAGTTATTTTAGCTGAAAGTAATAAATCTGCTAAATCAATTATTGATACTATGTACAGTACCAACGCCAGTATTTTATTACAAGAATTTATAAAAGAAAGTAATAGCGAAGATATTCGAGCTTTTGTAATTGGTAATAAAGTAGTGGCATCAATGAAACGAAAAGGTTCAGAAAATGATTTTCGTTCAAATATCCATCAAGGTGGTAGCGGATTTAAAGTTAATTTATCCGAAGAAGAAGAACAAATTGCCATAAAAGCAACACAATATTTAAACTTACCTATTGCTGGAGTTGATTTAATTCGCTCAAAAAGAGGCTCTTTATTAATTGAAGTAAATACAGCTCCTGGTTTACAAGGAATTGAAAACTACACAAAACATAATACAGCCAAAGCAATTATTAAATTTTTAGAAGATAATGTTTACACAAAACTTTAA
- the folB gene encoding dihydroneopterin aldolase, translated as MGIIRVNDIRLFTNHGCLEEEAKIGSEYRVDIEVKANLQKSAKTDKLVDTVDYVHLNHIVKEEMAIRSELLEHVAQRILNRVFKEIQLVDEAEVSVAKINPPIGGNVAEVVIVLKDVRTN; from the coding sequence TTGGGAATTATACGTGTAAACGACATTCGATTATTTACAAATCACGGATGTTTAGAAGAAGAAGCAAAAATTGGCTCAGAATATAGAGTTGATATTGAAGTAAAAGCAAATTTGCAAAAATCAGCAAAAACCGATAAATTAGTTGATACTGTTGATTATGTACATTTAAATCATATTGTAAAAGAAGAAATGGCAATTCGTTCGGAATTATTAGAACATGTTGCACAACGTATTTTAAATAGAGTTTTTAAAGAGATACAACTTGTTGATGAAGCTGAGGTTAGCGTTGCTAAAATTAATCCACCAATTGGAGGTAATGTAGCCGAAGTTGTTATTGTTTTAAAAGATGTACGTACTAATTAA
- a CDS encoding MBL fold metallo-hydrolase — protein sequence MQIFSIETGNFKLDGGAMFGVVPKTIWQKTNPADANNLISLSMRCMLIKDGDRLTLIDTGVGNKQSDKFFGYYYLFGDFSLDTSLAKHGFHRDDITDVFLTHLHFDHCGGVIQWNNDKTGYMPAFKNAKVWSNKEHWQWATVPNAREKASFLKENIQPIQQNGQLNFIDKQPKNFQSQLGFDVLFMDGHTEKQMLPKIQYQGKTVVFMADLLPTAGHIPLPYVMGYDTRPLLSIEEKRIFLNEAADNNYHLFLEHDAYNELITVKHTEKGVRLNKSYKFTDIFN from the coding sequence ATGCAAATTTTCTCAATAGAAACTGGTAATTTCAAATTAGATGGCGGCGCTATGTTTGGCGTAGTTCCTAAAACTATTTGGCAAAAAACAAACCCTGCAGACGCTAATAACTTAATTTCGTTAAGTATGCGTTGTATGCTTATTAAAGATGGCGACAGGTTAACTTTAATTGATACTGGCGTTGGAAACAAACAATCCGATAAATTTTTCGGATACTATTACCTTTTTGGCGATTTTTCATTAGATACTTCCTTAGCAAAACACGGTTTTCACAGAGATGATATTACCGATGTTTTTTTAACACATTTACATTTTGACCATTGTGGCGGAGTAATTCAATGGAATAACGATAAAACAGGCTATATGCCCGCTTTTAAAAATGCCAAAGTATGGAGCAATAAAGAGCATTGGCAATGGGCAACCGTACCTAATGCACGTGAAAAAGCATCTTTTTTAAAAGAAAACATACAACCTATTCAACAAAATGGGCAGTTAAATTTTATTGACAAACAGCCTAAAAATTTTCAAAGCCAATTAGGTTTTGATGTTTTATTTATGGATGGTCATACCGAAAAACAAATGCTTCCTAAAATTCAATACCAAGGAAAAACAGTTGTTTTTATGGCCGATTTATTACCAACAGCAGGGCATATACCGTTGCCTTATGTAATGGGATACGATACAAGACCTTTGCTTAGTATAGAAGAAAAAAGAATATTTTTAAACGAAGCTGCCGATAATAATTATCACTTATTTTTAGAGCACGATGCCTATAATGAGCTAATTACGGTTAAACATACCGAAAAAGGAGTTCGTTTAAACAAGAGTTATAAATTTACAGATATATTTAATTAA
- a CDS encoding S8 family serine peptidase — protein MRVLRPMFYSAVAISILTACSSVSKVAVPTGSNNIVNISAKKAALTDYEKDNWLHLDLATDSIPGMSVNKAYDFLKGKKNVTVVVGVVDSGTDLKHEDLASVAWVNTNEIAGNGIDDDKNGYIDDINGWNFLGESYKEHLEYERILMNPSLVDATTLAEVKKQHAEKIAGAKKSKVRSAEFVKMSVESEKALTKYFGKSTYTKKEIAAINSSDESLNRAKGFAERMLSYFSDLKETKEYFEKGIKNADKTIAEDNLKTDYRKVVGDNPYDINDKPGYGNANTGHSEKKESHGTHVTGIIGAVRNNNIGTNGVADNVKMMAVRSVSDGDEYDKDVALGIRYAVDNGAKVINTSFGKDFSPNKEWVYDALKYAAKKDVLIVNAAGNSGKNIDVEKTFPNDAPDLINEISDNVLTLGAMSSNYNKELPASFSNYGKKNVDVFAPGVQINSTYPDNTYKKISGTSMASPAAAGVAALVRSYYPELSASQVKHILMNSGTKIDLLVTKPGSKTSQNPQGDLVPFADLSVSGRVVNAYNAVKMADRMVNGRK, from the coding sequence ATGAGAGTTTTAAGACCAATGTTTTATTCGGCAGTAGCAATTTCAATATTAACAGCCTGTTCATCGGTAAGTAAAGTTGCTGTACCTACAGGAAGTAATAATATTGTTAATATTTCAGCAAAAAAAGCAGCATTAACTGACTATGAAAAAGACAATTGGCTACATTTAGATTTAGCAACAGACAGTATTCCAGGAATGAGTGTAAACAAAGCGTACGATTTCTTAAAAGGAAAGAAAAATGTTACTGTTGTTGTTGGAGTTGTTGATTCTGGTACCGATTTAAAACATGAAGATTTAGCTTCTGTAGCTTGGGTAAACACCAACGAAATTGCAGGAAATGGAATCGATGATGATAAAAATGGTTATATTGATGATATTAACGGATGGAACTTTTTAGGTGAATCTTATAAAGAACACTTAGAGTACGAACGTATTTTAATGAATCCATCTTTAGTCGATGCAACTACTTTAGCTGAGGTAAAAAAACAACATGCCGAAAAAATAGCTGGTGCAAAAAAATCAAAAGTTCGTTCTGCTGAATTTGTAAAAATGTCCGTTGAATCAGAAAAAGCATTGACCAAATACTTTGGAAAATCAACCTATACAAAAAAAGAAATTGCAGCAATCAATTCTTCAGATGAAAGCTTAAACCGTGCAAAAGGTTTTGCGGAACGTATGTTAAGTTATTTTAGCGATTTAAAAGAAACTAAAGAATACTTTGAAAAAGGAATAAAAAATGCCGATAAAACCATTGCTGAAGATAATTTAAAAACTGATTACCGTAAAGTTGTGGGTGATAATCCTTACGATATTAACGATAAGCCTGGTTATGGTAATGCCAATACTGGGCATTCTGAAAAGAAAGAATCACACGGAACACACGTTACCGGTATTATTGGAGCAGTACGTAATAACAATATTGGAACCAATGGGGTTGCCGATAATGTAAAAATGATGGCTGTTCGTTCGGTATCAGACGGAGATGAGTATGATAAAGATGTTGCTTTAGGAATTCGTTACGCTGTTGATAACGGAGCAAAAGTTATTAACACTAGTTTTGGAAAAGATTTTTCTCCAAATAAAGAATGGGTTTACGATGCCTTAAAATACGCAGCTAAAAAAGATGTATTAATTGTAAATGCCGCAGGAAATTCAGGAAAAAATATCGATGTTGAAAAAACATTCCCAAATGATGCACCTGATTTAATTAACGAAATTTCTGATAATGTATTAACATTAGGAGCAATGAGTTCTAATTATAACAAAGAATTACCTGCAAGTTTTTCTAACTACGGTAAAAAGAATGTAGATGTTTTTGCTCCTGGAGTACAAATAAATTCAACATATCCTGATAATACTTATAAGAAAATTAGTGGAACTTCAATGGCATCGCCTGCTGCTGCTGGTGTTGCTGCATTAGTTCGTTCTTATTATCCTGAATTATCAGCTAGCCAAGTAAAACATATTTTAATGAACTCTGGAACTAAAATTGATTTATTAGTTACCAAACCAGGTTCTAAAACTAGCCAAAATCCTCAAGGAGATTTAGTTCCTTTTGCTGATTTATCAGTTTCTGGGCGTGTTGTAAACGCTTACAATGCTGTTAAAATGGCCGACAGAATGGTGAACGGAAGAAAGTAA
- a CDS encoding M1 family metallopeptidase: protein MKKIILGLSLLSMISCASTSSTTNNEVKKSIKNTIAKTANTPVSQKYWQQHVVYNMDIDMDVKTFQYKGIQQLVYTNNSPDKLNKVFYHLYFNAFQPNSQMDVRSQNIKDPDKRVGNRISKLSPTEIGYIKVNSLKQNGAAVKHQTVGTILEVTLNKEILPGESVTFDMIFDAQVPAQIRRSGRNSEEGVALSMAQWYPKMAEYDFEGWHTPPYLGREFHGVWGDFNVTLHIDKNYTVGGTGYLQNPQEVGHGYENKKSALNIPSTKKLTWKFTAPNVHDFTWAADPNYTHDIYTMKNGIDLHFLYKNDLPSNFRKNWKKLQPKTAELMTYFSKHIGQYPYKQYSVIQGGDGGMEYAMSTLITGKRKWGSLFGVTAHELAHTWFQFLLASNETKHSWMDEGFTTYISNKAENVISGKNDKNPHTGSYRYYNYVVKNKLEESLSTHADRFHTNMAYGMGSYSKGNIFLTHLEYIIGKENTAKTLKKYFTDFSFKHPAPNDIKRTAEKVSGIHLDWFLNEWTQTTHTIDYGVKSVKGKEITLERIGKMPMPIDVLVVYTDGSKESFNIPLRMMRGEKPTTATVIEDWTFAHPTYSFTASKIVKSVEINPSKLMADINLDNDTFSVK from the coding sequence ATGAAAAAAATAATCTTAGGACTTTCATTATTGTCGATGATATCTTGTGCCTCTACAAGTTCAACAACAAACAATGAAGTAAAAAAATCTATTAAAAATACCATCGCTAAAACAGCAAATACGCCTGTAAGTCAAAAATATTGGCAACAACATGTTGTTTATAATATGGATATTGATATGGATGTAAAAACCTTTCAATATAAAGGAATTCAGCAATTAGTGTACACTAATAATTCGCCCGATAAATTAAATAAGGTGTTTTATCATTTGTATTTTAATGCCTTTCAGCCAAATTCTCAAATGGATGTGCGTTCACAAAATATTAAAGATCCTGATAAAAGAGTCGGAAATAGAATTAGTAAACTATCGCCTACAGAAATTGGATACATCAAAGTAAACTCATTAAAACAAAATGGTGCAGCTGTAAAACATCAAACTGTTGGAACTATTTTAGAGGTTACTTTAAATAAAGAGATTTTACCTGGTGAAAGCGTAACTTTTGATATGATTTTTGATGCACAAGTACCTGCTCAAATACGTCGTTCAGGAAGAAATAGCGAAGAAGGTGTGGCATTGTCAATGGCGCAATGGTACCCTAAAATGGCTGAATATGATTTCGAAGGATGGCACACACCTCCGTATTTAGGACGTGAATTTCACGGTGTTTGGGGTGATTTTAATGTAACACTTCATATCGATAAAAATTATACGGTTGGAGGAACTGGATATCTTCAAAATCCGCAGGAAGTTGGGCATGGATATGAAAACAAAAAATCGGCTTTAAATATTCCATCAACTAAAAAATTAACTTGGAAATTTACTGCTCCAAATGTACACGATTTTACTTGGGCTGCCGATCCGAATTATACGCACGATATTTATACCATGAAAAATGGTATCGATTTGCATTTTTTATATAAAAATGATTTACCTAGTAATTTCAGAAAAAACTGGAAAAAATTACAGCCTAAAACAGCTGAATTAATGACGTATTTCAGCAAGCATATTGGGCAATATCCTTATAAACAATATTCAGTTATTCAAGGTGGTGACGGTGGAATGGAGTACGCAATGAGTACTTTAATTACAGGAAAACGTAAATGGGGAAGCTTATTTGGCGTTACAGCGCATGAATTAGCACATACTTGGTTTCAGTTTTTATTAGCATCTAATGAAACGAAACATTCTTGGATGGATGAAGGTTTTACAACTTATATTTCTAATAAAGCAGAAAATGTTATCTCTGGTAAAAATGATAAAAACCCACATACTGGTTCTTACAGATATTACAATTATGTAGTAAAAAATAAGTTAGAAGAATCGCTATCGACACATGCCGATCGTTTTCATACAAACATGGCATACGGAATGGGAAGTTATTCGAAAGGAAATATCTTTTTAACACATTTAGAATATATCATCGGAAAAGAAAATACGGCAAAGACTTTAAAGAAATATTTTACTGATTTTTCTTTTAAACACCCTGCACCAAACGATATTAAAAGAACGGCTGAAAAAGTTTCAGGAATTCATTTAGATTGGTTTTTAAACGAATGGACACAAACCACACATACGATTGATTATGGTGTAAAATCGGTAAAAGGAAAAGAAATTACCTTAGAAAGAATTGGTAAAATGCCAATGCCTATTGATGTTTTGGTTGTTTATACCGATGGATCAAAAGAATCTTTTAATATTCCTTTACGTATGATGCGTGGCGAAAAGCCAACAACAGCAACCGTTATTGAAGATTGGACTTTTGCACATCCAACCTATAGTTTTACTGCGTCTAAAATAGTAAAATCAGTAGAAATTAATCCTTCAAAATTAATGGCGGATATTAATTTAGATAATGATACTTTTAGCGTAAAATAA
- a CDS encoding DUF3109 family protein, whose protein sequence is MFQLGKTLVSESIIDTDFVCNISACKGACCIDGDAGAPLEKEETKILEDIYPQIKPFLRKEGIEAIEKQGTWITGDFGELETPLINGADCAYVIFDDKNTALCAIEEAYNQGIVDWKKPVSCHLYPVRIKQYSEFSAVNYDKWDICDDACSLGKELQVPVYKFVKQALVRKFGQNWYDELEEVAEKRKKE, encoded by the coding sequence ATGTTCCAATTAGGAAAAACTTTAGTATCAGAAAGTATTATAGATACTGACTTTGTTTGTAATATTTCTGCCTGTAAAGGTGCTTGTTGTATTGATGGTGATGCTGGTGCGCCATTAGAAAAAGAGGAAACAAAAATTTTAGAGGATATTTATCCTCAAATCAAACCTTTTTTACGTAAAGAAGGTATTGAGGCTATTGAAAAGCAAGGCACTTGGATTACTGGTGATTTTGGCGAATTAGAAACGCCTTTAATCAACGGTGCAGATTGTGCGTATGTTATTTTTGATGATAAAAACACTGCTTTATGTGCTATTGAAGAAGCGTATAACCAAGGAATTGTCGATTGGAAAAAACCTGTTTCTTGTCATTTATATCCTGTTCGAATTAAGCAATACAGTGAATTCTCGGCAGTAAATTATGATAAATGGGATATTTGTGATGATGCTTGTTCTTTAGGAAAAGAATTACAAGTGCCTGTTTATAAGTTTGTAAAACAAGCCTTGGTTAGAAAATTTGGGCAAAACTGGTATGACGAATTAGAAGAGGTAGCCGAAAAAAGAAAGAAAGAATAA